The following are from one region of the Channa argus isolate prfri chromosome 6, Channa argus male v1.0, whole genome shotgun sequence genome:
- the gdpd5b gene encoding glycerophosphodiester phosphodiesterase domain-containing protein 5 isoform X2: MVKHQPLQVYERQLCLSCITGIYGCRWKRYQRSHDDTTKWELLWSLILLFTFCLLLVWFYFWWEAHNDYNEFNWFLYNRSGEWSDGTVPIMATTAAGFTYISFLMVLALCHIALGQQLNLHWLHKIGVTAALLTTIVGVISVNQTWGQEWDIFPISLQATGPFLHIGALAAVTALSWIVAGQVARTEKTNFQVVVMTLYLSVLLGLYIVPIYISSPCIMDPTTLKPRPGVIGHQGAPMLAPENTLWSFQRALQMNVTGLETDVTVSVDGVPFLMHDLTLQRTTDVEKIFPDRQMDEASFFNWTDLRQLNAGQWFLKNDPFWTVHTLSPQEKHLIANQSVCTLEQLLRLASYHNSTVVFRLSRPPPEHPRYHSWINDTLQAVHQSGVPQSLVMWTPDEHRAQVRRLAPGLIQTSVDKLTHESLSQHGIRRLLLRYNQASTQEIRNYSESQIHLTLYTVNEPWLYSVLWCSGVSSVSSAAPHILKKVPYPIWLMRPDEYCLMWVSAELLSFAAVVGIFIFQKYRMSGMRSYNPEQIMLSAAVSRSSRNINIMKEKLIFAEVRNGVGSAEELYADNGYDCYTNRGM, encoded by the exons TGGGAGCTGCTGTGGTCCCTTATCCTCCTTTTTACCTTCTGTCTGCTGCTCGTCTGGTTCTACTTCTGGTGGGAGGCACATAATGACTACAATGAGTTCAATTG GTTCCTCTACAACCGTTCTGGAGAGTGGAGCGATGGCACTGTTCCCATCATGGCCACCACTGCTGCTGGCTTCAcctatatttcttttttaatg gttttagcACTGTGCCACATTGCACTTGGGCAACAGTTGAATTTGCACTGGCTCCATAAG ATAGGAGTGACTGCTGCTCTGCTCACCACTATTGTTGGGGTGATTTCTGTCAATCAAACATGGGGGCAGGAGTGGGATATTttccccatctcccttcag GCCACAGGTCCTTTCCTGCACATAGGGGCTCTTGCTGCAGTCACAGCACTGTCCTGGATTGTAGCTGGACAAGTTGCCCgcacagaaaaaacaa ATTTCCAGGTGGTGGTAATGACGCTTTATCTCAGTGTGTTACTGGGACTCTACATTGTGCCCATCTACATTTCCTCCCCATGCATCATGGACCCCACCACCCTCAAACCACGGCCCGGTGTTATTGGCCACCAGGGAGCCCCAATG CTTGCTCCAGAGAACACACTGTGGTCCTTCCAGCGTGCTCTGCAGATGAACGTCACTGGATTAGAGACTGATGTGACTGTCag TGTGGATGGAGTGCCTTTCCTGATGCATGACCTCACCCTACAGAGGACCACAGATGTAGAGAAGATTTTCCCTGACAGACAAATGGATGAAGCCTCATTCTTCAACTGGACAGATCTACGGCAGCTCAACGCAGGGCAGTGGTTCCTCAAG AATGACCCCTTCTGGACCGTTCACACACTGTCTCCCCAGGAGAAGCATCTGATCGCCAACCAAAGTGTGTGCACCCTGGAGCAGCTTCTAAGGCTAGCCTCCTATCATAACAGCACAGTGGTTTTTAGGCTCAGTAGACCTCCACCAGAGCATCCCCGCTACCACAGCTGGATAAATGACACACTGCAGGCTGTGCACCAGTCTGGAGTTCCTCAGAGCCTA GTAATGTGGACTCCAGATGAGCACAGAGCTCAGGTGAGACGACTGGCACCTGGCCTGATCCAGACCTCGGTGGACAAACTGACCCATGAAAGTCTCAGTCAGCACGGCATCAGGAGGCTGCTGCTCCGATACAACCAGGCCAGCACACAGGAAATCcg GAACTACTCAGAGAGCCAAATCCACCTCACTCTCTACACTGTCAACGAGCCCTGGCTGTACTCGGTGCTCTGGTGTAGTGGGGTGTCTTCAGTCTCGTCTGCGGCCCCACATATTCTCAAAAAGGTGCCTTACCCCATCTGGCTCATG AGACCAGATGAATACTGTCTGATGTGGGTGTCTGCAGAACTCCTCTCTTTTGCTGCAGTCGTAGGAATATTCATTTTCCAGAA GTATCGGATGAGTGGTATGCGCAGCTACAACCCTGAACAGATCATGCTGAGTGCTGCAGTCAGCAGGTCCAGTCGAAACATCAACATCATGAAGGAGAAACTTATCTTTGCTG AGGTGAGAAATGGAGTTGGCAGTGCTGAGGAGCTGTATGCAGACAATGGCTATGACTGCTACACCAATCGGGGCATGTGA
- the gdpd5b gene encoding glycerophosphodiester phosphodiesterase domain-containing protein 5 isoform X1, which translates to MVKHQPLQVYERQLCLSCITGIYGCRWKRYQRSHDDTTKWELLWSLILLFTFCLLLVWFYFWWEAHNDYNEFNWFLYNRSGEWSDGTVPIMATTAAGFTYISFLMVLALCHIALGQQLNLHWLHKIGVTAALLTTIVGVISVNQTWGQEWDIFPISLQATGPFLHIGALAAVTALSWIVAGQVARTEKTNFQVVVMTLYLSVLLGLYIVPIYISSPCIMDPTTLKPRPGVIGHQGAPMLAPENTLWSFQRALQMNVTGLETDVTVSVDGVPFLMHDLTLQRTTDVEKIFPDRQMDEASFFNWTDLRQLNAGQWFLKNDPFWTVHTLSPQEKHLIANQSVCTLEQLLRLASYHNSTVVFRLSRPPPEHPRYHSWINDTLQAVHQSGVPQSLVMWTPDEHRAQVRRLAPGLIQTSVDKLTHESLSQHGIRRLLLRYNQASTQEIRNYSESQIHLTLYTVNEPWLYSVLWCSGVSSVSSAAPHILKKVPYPIWLMRPDEYCLMWVSAELLSFAAVVGIFIFQNYHMIRYRMSGMRSYNPEQIMLSAAVSRSSRNINIMKEKLIFAEVRNGVGSAEELYADNGYDCYTNRGM; encoded by the exons TGGGAGCTGCTGTGGTCCCTTATCCTCCTTTTTACCTTCTGTCTGCTGCTCGTCTGGTTCTACTTCTGGTGGGAGGCACATAATGACTACAATGAGTTCAATTG GTTCCTCTACAACCGTTCTGGAGAGTGGAGCGATGGCACTGTTCCCATCATGGCCACCACTGCTGCTGGCTTCAcctatatttcttttttaatg gttttagcACTGTGCCACATTGCACTTGGGCAACAGTTGAATTTGCACTGGCTCCATAAG ATAGGAGTGACTGCTGCTCTGCTCACCACTATTGTTGGGGTGATTTCTGTCAATCAAACATGGGGGCAGGAGTGGGATATTttccccatctcccttcag GCCACAGGTCCTTTCCTGCACATAGGGGCTCTTGCTGCAGTCACAGCACTGTCCTGGATTGTAGCTGGACAAGTTGCCCgcacagaaaaaacaa ATTTCCAGGTGGTGGTAATGACGCTTTATCTCAGTGTGTTACTGGGACTCTACATTGTGCCCATCTACATTTCCTCCCCATGCATCATGGACCCCACCACCCTCAAACCACGGCCCGGTGTTATTGGCCACCAGGGAGCCCCAATG CTTGCTCCAGAGAACACACTGTGGTCCTTCCAGCGTGCTCTGCAGATGAACGTCACTGGATTAGAGACTGATGTGACTGTCag TGTGGATGGAGTGCCTTTCCTGATGCATGACCTCACCCTACAGAGGACCACAGATGTAGAGAAGATTTTCCCTGACAGACAAATGGATGAAGCCTCATTCTTCAACTGGACAGATCTACGGCAGCTCAACGCAGGGCAGTGGTTCCTCAAG AATGACCCCTTCTGGACCGTTCACACACTGTCTCCCCAGGAGAAGCATCTGATCGCCAACCAAAGTGTGTGCACCCTGGAGCAGCTTCTAAGGCTAGCCTCCTATCATAACAGCACAGTGGTTTTTAGGCTCAGTAGACCTCCACCAGAGCATCCCCGCTACCACAGCTGGATAAATGACACACTGCAGGCTGTGCACCAGTCTGGAGTTCCTCAGAGCCTA GTAATGTGGACTCCAGATGAGCACAGAGCTCAGGTGAGACGACTGGCACCTGGCCTGATCCAGACCTCGGTGGACAAACTGACCCATGAAAGTCTCAGTCAGCACGGCATCAGGAGGCTGCTGCTCCGATACAACCAGGCCAGCACACAGGAAATCcg GAACTACTCAGAGAGCCAAATCCACCTCACTCTCTACACTGTCAACGAGCCCTGGCTGTACTCGGTGCTCTGGTGTAGTGGGGTGTCTTCAGTCTCGTCTGCGGCCCCACATATTCTCAAAAAGGTGCCTTACCCCATCTGGCTCATG AGACCAGATGAATACTGTCTGATGTGGGTGTCTGCAGAACTCCTCTCTTTTGCTGCAGTCGTAGGAATATTCATTTTCCAGAA CTATCACATGATCAG GTATCGGATGAGTGGTATGCGCAGCTACAACCCTGAACAGATCATGCTGAGTGCTGCAGTCAGCAGGTCCAGTCGAAACATCAACATCATGAAGGAGAAACTTATCTTTGCTG AGGTGAGAAATGGAGTTGGCAGTGCTGAGGAGCTGTATGCAGACAATGGCTATGACTGCTACACCAATCGGGGCATGTGA
- the hspa13 gene encoding heat shock 70 kDa protein 13, translated as MSGEISMIGSVILALFLAGYLGQQYLPPPKPKVIGLDLGTTFCSVGVFHPGSGEVEVIADEEGRKSIPSAVSFTTTAVIAGHEAVDLADSNPQNTIYDAKRFIGKIVDPEVLVQESARYPFKVVNNNGSAEFVISTNHTFTVSPEFISSRLLLKMRKMAERQLGVLIQKAVISVPAEFDERQRNYTVRAANLAGLEILRVINEPTAAAMAYGLHKVDVFNVLVVDLGGGTLDVSLLNKQGGMFLTRAMAGNNKLGGQDFSQRLLQYTTEQVRQQFGIPPTLKEDIHHLRQAVEAAKLNLTVHPNVTIRVPLHLHTHSSSETAEYSAPAPVLFQAVLTRKLFEELNEDLFQKILAPVKTVLAEGHLEKEDVDEIVLVGGSTRIPRIRRLITEYFGKNPNTSVDPDLAVVTGVAIQAGIMGGSWPLQVSAIEIPNRHLRKTNFS; from the exons ATGTCAGGAGAAATTTCTATGATTG GCTCCGTTATCCTAGCCCTGTTCCTCGCTGGTTATCTGGGCCAGCAGTACCTACCTCCCCCTAAACCTAAAGTCATCGGCCTGGACCTGGGAACAACCTTCTGCTCTgttggagtcttccacccaggTAGCGGGGAGGTGGAGGTAATAGCAGATGAGGAAGGGAGGAAGAGCATCCCCAGCGCCGTCTCGTTCACCACCACTGCGGTGATTGCTGGACATGAAGCTGTGGATCTGGCCGACAGTAACCCTCAAAACACCATCTACGATGCCAAGAGGTTCATTGGGAAGATAGTTGACCCGGAGGTCCTGGTGCAGGAGAGTGCTCGGTACCCGTTTAAG GTCGTCAACAACAACGGAAGTGCCGAATTTGTGATCTCCACTAACCATACCTTCACTGTGAGCCCAGAGTTCATCAGCTCCAGGCTGCTGCTGAAGATGAGGAAAATGGCTGAGCGACAGCTTGGTGTGCTCATCCAGAAAGCTGTCATCTCAGTGCCTGCAGAGTTTGACGAGAGACAGAGGAACTACACTGTTAGGGCTGCAAACCTCGCTG GCCTGGAGATCCTACGCGTTATCAATGAACCCACGGCTGCAGCCATGGCTTATGGTTTGCACAAAGTAGACGTCTTTAACGTCCTGGTTGTTGACCTCGGTGGGGGTACCCTGGACGTGTCTCTGCTTAACAAACAGGGAGGGATGTTCCTTACCAGAGCCATGGCAG GAAATAACAAGCTTGGAGGCCAAGACTTTAGCCAGCGATTGCTCCAGTACACCACAGAGCAGGTGAGACAACAGTTTGGCATCCCACCCACCCTCAAAGAGGACATCCACCATCTCAGGCAGGCCGTGGAAGCTGCTAAGCTCAACCTTACCGTCCACCCCAATGTCACCATCAGGGTGCCTCTGCACCTTCATacccacagcagctctgagacAGCTGAATACTCTGCTCCTGCTCCAGTTCTCTTCCAGGCAGTGCTCACTCGCAAGCTGTTTGAGGAGCTCAATGAGGATCTTTTCCAGAAGATTTTGGCTCCTGTCAAGACCGTGTTAGCTGAGGGTCACCTGGAGAAAGAGGATGTGGATGAGATTGTTCTGGTTGGTGGGTCCACCAGGATACCACGGATCAGGAGGCTGATCACCGAATACTTTGGGAAAAACCCCAACACATCAGTAGACCCCGACCTGGCTGTGGTTACAGGTGTGGCGATTCAAGCAGGGATCATGGGCGGCTCCTGGCCTCTACAAGTGAGCGCTATAGAAATCCCCAACAGACACCTACGCAAGACGAACTTCAGCTAA
- the samsn1a gene encoding SAM domain-containing protein SAMSN-1a: MLQRTASNVSDKAKSSKPKRSTSFGRFEGLRHHSTQAKPEEKGSTLITEECDSKDPNKSAGLGKKMKAISLTMRRKMGKNHVKSFSEETGDDTDKDPEAETEGSHAPEKSSAKPHNSLESLYSGQSSSSGVISESNGSGQRDSLRLEEDGSYQGQFCGRARVHTDFVPSPYDTDSLKLKVGDIINIISKPPMGIWTGMLNNKVGNFKFIYVDVLVEKEEEEEAPKIRQQKLSKRPRPKTLLEFLERLNLKEYASALLLNGYETVDDLMHLQEKHLIELNVKDPEHRQRLLAAAECRYTEGNDVRISEEHKPPHSPQEEDSDCPRDSGCFIPSECADIKEDVEQLTDAADS; encoded by the exons atgttaCAGAGGACAGCATCCAATGTGTCAGACAAAGCAAAGAGCAGCAAACCAAAG CGCTCTACAAGCTTTGGCAGATTTGAGGGTCTCAGGCATCATTCAACTCAAGCCAAACCAGAAGAAAAAGGATCAACCTTG ATCACAGAAGAATGTGATAGTAAAGACCCAAACAAATCAGCTGGACTTGGGAAGAAGATGAAGGCAATTTCACTGACCATGCGCAGAAAAATGGGCAAAAACCATGTTAAGTCCTTCTCTGAGGAAACG GGTGATGACACAGACAAAGATccagaggcagagacagagggcAGTCATGCCCCTGAGAAAAGTTCTGCAAAGCCACACAACTCCCTAGAGAGTCTCTATAGTGGCCAGAGCTCTTCTA GTGGTGTAATCAGTGAGTCTAATGGTTCTGGGCAGAGAGACAGTCTGAGGCTGGAGGAGGACGGATCCTACCAAGGACAGTTCTGTGGCAGAGCTCGTGTCCACACAGACTTTGTTCCCAGTCCGTATGACACAGACTCCCTCAAACTcaag GTGGGTGACATTATCAACATCATCAGTAAGCCTCCAATGGGCATCTGGACAGGCATGCTGAATAATAAAGTGGGCAACTTCAAGTTCATCTATGTAGATGTTTTAgtggagaaggaggaagaggaggaagctCCCAAGATCCGACAACAGAAGCTCAGCAAAAGGCCTCGACCTAAAACATTACTGGAGTTTCTTGAACGACTGAATCTCAAG gaATATGCCTCTGCCTTGCTGCTAAATGGTTACGAGACAGTGGATGACCTGATGCACCTGCAGGAGAAACACCTGATAGAGCTGAACGTCAAAGATCCTGAGCACAGACAAAGGCTACTTGCTGCTGCTGAATGCCGCTACACAGAAG GTAATGATGTCAGAATTTCGGAGGAGCACAAGCCCCCCCACAGTCCTCAGGAAGAAGACAGTGACTGTCCTAGAGATTCAGGCTGCTTCATCCCATCAGAATGTGCAGACATCAAAGAAGATGTAGAGCAGCTCACAGATGCTGCTGATTCCTAA